A stretch of the Polyangiaceae bacterium genome encodes the following:
- the rpmE gene encoding 50S ribosomal protein L31 — protein sequence MKDGIHPEYHVISVTCACGNTFQTRSTAKELAVDVCGACHPFYTGKQRLMDTQGRVDRFRKKYAKTA from the coding sequence ATGAAAGACGGCATCCATCCCGAGTACCACGTGATCTCCGTGACCTGCGCCTGCGGGAACACGTTCCAGACGCGTTCGACGGCCAAGGAGCTCGCCGTGGACGTGTGCGGCGCCTGCCACCCGTTCTACACGGGCAAGCAGCGCCTGATGGACACGCAGGGCCGCGTCGATCGCTTCCGGAAGAAGTACGCCAAGACGGCGTAG
- a CDS encoding DUF1385 domain-containing protein: MNQPPVVGRDGVARPYIGGQALIEGVMMRSPHSYAAVLRRRGGALMVREEAMADPRVGVKAWPLVRGITTLVEALKLGSRCLRFSAEMYEQDMEAEEKKAKGGPSTLAALSLPIIALVTGDGEPTPTGKEGGASKSLFTLLTIVFAIGLFVALPQAFAEGTSRLFSLNLDVRDPRFQVLTGAAKLVIVVGYMLAIRRMPEIYRVFQYHGAEHKAIHAYEAGEDLVVANARAKTTLHPRCGTTFLVMVALVSILIFSAIGPLLPQLGLGKLADNVLFFLMKLPFLPVIAAITFEIQRALARWGKGPLQLLLYPGFLVQKITTIEPDDSQLEVALAALRSALVREQGSVKADGDSTFDGYDALREARPAA, from the coding sequence ATGAATCAGCCCCCGGTCGTCGGTCGCGACGGAGTCGCTCGTCCTTACATCGGCGGACAAGCGCTCATCGAAGGCGTGATGATGCGCTCGCCGCACTCGTACGCCGCCGTGCTGCGTCGCCGCGGCGGCGCCCTGATGGTGCGCGAGGAGGCCATGGCCGATCCGCGGGTCGGGGTGAAGGCCTGGCCGCTGGTGCGCGGCATCACCACGCTGGTGGAGGCCCTCAAGCTCGGCAGCCGCTGCCTGCGCTTCAGCGCAGAGATGTACGAGCAGGACATGGAGGCGGAGGAGAAGAAGGCGAAGGGTGGACCGAGCACCCTTGCCGCGCTGTCGCTCCCCATCATCGCGCTCGTGACCGGTGACGGCGAGCCGACGCCCACGGGCAAGGAGGGCGGCGCCTCGAAGTCCCTGTTCACGCTCCTGACCATCGTCTTCGCCATCGGCTTGTTCGTGGCCTTGCCGCAGGCGTTCGCCGAGGGCACCAGCCGGCTCTTCAGCCTGAACCTGGACGTGCGGGACCCGCGCTTCCAGGTGCTGACCGGCGCGGCGAAGCTGGTGATCGTGGTCGGCTACATGCTGGCCATCCGTCGCATGCCGGAGATCTACCGCGTGTTTCAGTATCACGGCGCCGAGCACAAGGCGATCCACGCCTACGAAGCCGGCGAGGATCTGGTGGTGGCGAACGCCCGCGCCAAGACCACGCTGCACCCGCGCTGCGGTACGACCTTCCTGGTGATGGTCGCGCTGGTCTCGATCCTGATCTTCAGCGCCATCGGGCCGCTCTTGCCGCAGCTCGGTCTCGGCAAGCTCGCGGACAACGTGCTCTTCTTCCTGATGAAGCTGCCGTTCTTGCCGGTCATCGCCGCCATCACTTTCGAGATCCAGCGGGCGCTCGCGCGCTGGGGCAAGGGCCCGCTCCAGCTGCTGCTCTACCCGGGTTTCCTGGTGCAGAAGATCACCACCATCGAGCCGGACGACTCGCAGCTCGAGGTCGCGCTTGCGGCGCTGCGCAGCGCCCTCGTGCGCGAGCAGGGCAGCGTCAAGGCCGACGGCGACTCGACCTTCGACGGATACGACGCGCTGCGCGAGGCGCGCCCGGCAGCCTGA
- the prfA gene encoding peptide chain release factor 1, producing the protein MLPIEKLEAVHRRNEEIEQLLCEPATLADPARLNELNRERARIQPVVTAFGEWRDLEKRIREDREALDDPELGPMVEEELPELEEKQGALEKQLRILLLPQDPNDDKNTILEIRAGTGGEEAALFAADLLRMYSRFAEQKGWKVELMSQSEASAGGIKEAILLVTGNRVYSNLKYEGGVHRVQRVPATEAQGRIHTSTATVAVLPEADDVDVTIDDKDLRFDIAASGGPGGQGVNTTNSAVQITHIPTGMIVKCQDERSQLKNKAKALKILKSRLLDIEQQKQADAVRDERRGMVKSGDRSEKIRTYNFPQNRLTDHRIGLTLYQLERVMEGDLGELTEALVAWYQAAELERQASA; encoded by the coding sequence GTGCTCCCGATCGAGAAGCTCGAGGCGGTCCACCGCCGCAACGAGGAGATCGAGCAGCTCTTGTGCGAGCCCGCGACGCTCGCGGACCCCGCGCGCCTGAACGAGCTCAACCGCGAGCGGGCGCGGATTCAGCCGGTGGTGACCGCGTTCGGCGAGTGGCGAGACCTGGAGAAGCGCATCCGCGAAGACCGAGAGGCCCTGGATGACCCCGAGCTCGGACCGATGGTCGAGGAGGAGCTGCCGGAGCTCGAAGAGAAGCAGGGGGCGCTGGAGAAGCAGCTCCGCATCCTGCTTCTGCCCCAGGACCCCAACGACGACAAGAACACCATCCTGGAGATCAGGGCGGGGACCGGCGGCGAGGAGGCCGCGCTCTTCGCGGCGGACCTCCTGCGCATGTACTCGCGCTTCGCGGAGCAGAAGGGCTGGAAAGTCGAGCTCATGTCCCAGAGCGAAGCCAGCGCCGGCGGCATCAAGGAGGCCATCCTGCTGGTCACCGGCAACCGCGTGTACTCGAACCTGAAGTACGAGGGGGGCGTGCATCGCGTGCAGCGCGTCCCCGCGACCGAAGCTCAGGGGCGTATCCACACCTCGACCGCGACGGTGGCCGTCTTGCCGGAGGCCGACGACGTGGACGTGACCATCGACGACAAGGACCTGCGCTTCGACATCGCCGCCTCCGGCGGCCCCGGCGGCCAGGGCGTGAACACCACGAACAGCGCGGTGCAGATCACACACATCCCGACGGGCATGATCGTCAAGTGCCAGGACGAGCGCAGCCAGCTCAAGAACAAGGCCAAGGCGCTGAAGATCCTGAAGAGCCGCCTGCTCGACATCGAGCAGCAGAAGCAAGCGGACGCCGTGCGCGACGAGCGCCGGGGCATGGTCAAGAGCGGCGACCGCTCCGAGAAGATCCGCACCTACAACTTCCCGCAGAATCGCCTGACCGATCACCGCATCGGCCTCACGCTCTACCAGCTGGAGCGCGTGATGGAGGGCGACCTCGGGGAGCTGACCGAGGCGCTGGTGGCGTGGTACCAGGCCGCGGAGCTGGAGCGTCAGGCTAGCGCGTGA
- a CDS encoding FAD-binding oxidoreductase produces MDVVRALESALPGVTVSASSPDRVAYSRDLWPRRLLDVRAGRPGVHQPLAVVWPRSTEDLVRLTRFARSEGAALVPFGAGSGVCGAVDPSARSIVVDLKKMRDFSLDPSEPSIDVGPGAMGITLEEDVQRAGFTIGHFPSSILCSTVGGWIAARGAGQCSGLYGKIEDMVASVDCVLGTGDVVTLKRRFDGPNLVPLVIGSEGTLCTIARAKLRLHPVPAARSYAAFSFPDIESGWEALRLMFQAGLRPAVSRLYDPIDSAIMKSGSVRSGRKKRGPKTASASLSSLARGILRVPRALNAVIQAAEGNLLGGATMVLVFEGESGAAHADCERASLIASQAGARSLGEGPARKWFAHRYSVSYRQAPVFRLGAFSDTMEVAAPWSKLGTLYDAVRAALGEHVLVMAHLSHAYPDGCSIYFTFSGAADTDDAAIAKYDAAWRSALGAAIEAGGTLSHHHGVGRSKAPRLGEELGYGIEVVRRLMTAWDPDGLMNPGNLTPRDGASPRDTEPISPFLPGEVDEHSLLATFAGDVTLAAAESALAARGLTLGLAAPGQTRVDAWIAAGLPGVRDAWSDPVAQPLAGFSARLHDGHRLLVRPAPRRAVGPDLAALVIGAGERVGRVEHATLAVQRRGAPAARELGFTGERNPPVGAAESAAWERIVSALG; encoded by the coding sequence GTGGACGTCGTCCGTGCCCTCGAGAGCGCGCTGCCGGGCGTCACCGTCAGCGCGTCGAGCCCCGACCGCGTCGCCTACTCGCGAGATCTGTGGCCGCGCCGCTTGTTGGACGTGCGCGCCGGGCGGCCGGGCGTGCACCAGCCGCTGGCGGTGGTGTGGCCGCGGTCCACGGAAGACCTGGTGCGGCTCACGCGCTTCGCGCGGAGCGAGGGCGCTGCGCTGGTTCCCTTCGGCGCCGGCAGCGGCGTGTGCGGTGCAGTGGACCCGAGCGCTCGGAGCATCGTCGTCGATCTGAAGAAGATGCGCGACTTCAGCCTCGATCCGAGCGAGCCGTCCATCGACGTCGGTCCCGGGGCAATGGGCATCACGCTCGAAGAAGACGTGCAGCGCGCCGGCTTCACCATCGGGCACTTCCCGTCGAGCATCTTGTGCTCCACCGTCGGCGGCTGGATCGCGGCGCGCGGCGCCGGCCAGTGCTCGGGCCTGTACGGCAAGATCGAGGACATGGTCGCCTCCGTGGACTGCGTGCTCGGTACCGGCGACGTGGTCACGCTGAAGCGGCGCTTCGACGGCCCGAACCTGGTGCCCCTGGTGATCGGCAGCGAGGGTACGCTCTGCACCATCGCGCGCGCCAAGCTGCGCCTGCACCCGGTGCCGGCAGCGCGCTCCTACGCGGCCTTCTCCTTCCCCGACATCGAGTCCGGCTGGGAGGCGCTGCGCCTGATGTTCCAGGCCGGGCTTCGCCCCGCGGTCTCGCGCCTCTACGATCCCATCGACTCCGCCATCATGAAGAGCGGCTCGGTGCGCTCGGGCAGGAAGAAGCGCGGGCCCAAGACGGCGAGCGCGTCGCTGTCCAGCTTGGCGCGCGGGATCCTGCGCGTGCCACGCGCGCTGAACGCGGTGATCCAGGCGGCCGAGGGCAACCTGCTCGGCGGCGCCACCATGGTGCTGGTGTTCGAGGGCGAGTCCGGGGCAGCCCACGCCGACTGCGAGCGCGCGTCGCTCATCGCCAGCCAGGCCGGCGCGCGTTCGCTCGGCGAGGGGCCCGCCCGCAAATGGTTCGCGCACCGCTACAGCGTGAGCTACCGGCAAGCACCGGTGTTTCGCCTGGGGGCCTTCAGCGACACGATGGAGGTCGCGGCGCCGTGGTCCAAGCTGGGGACGCTCTACGACGCGGTGCGCGCCGCGCTGGGCGAGCACGTGCTGGTGATGGCGCACCTCTCTCACGCCTATCCGGACGGCTGTAGCATCTACTTCACCTTCTCCGGTGCCGCCGACACAGACGATGCGGCGATCGCGAAATACGACGCGGCCTGGCGCTCGGCCCTCGGCGCCGCCATCGAGGCCGGCGGCACGCTGAGCCATCACCACGGCGTCGGTCGCAGCAAGGCGCCGCGCCTGGGCGAGGAGCTGGGCTACGGCATCGAGGTGGTGCGGCGCCTGATGACGGCCTGGGATCCGGACGGGCTGATGAACCCCGGCAACCTGACCCCGCGCGACGGCGCCTCGCCCCGCGACACCGAGCCCATCTCGCCGTTCTTGCCGGGCGAGGTCGACGAGCACTCGCTGCTCGCGACCTTCGCCGGCGACGTCACGCTCGCCGCCGCGGAGTCGGCGCTCGCCGCGCGCGGGCTGACGCTCGGGCTCGCGGCTCCCGGGCAGACGCGCGTGGATGCCTGGATCGCCGCCGGTCTGCCCGGCGTGCGCGACGCCTGGTCGGATCCCGTCGCACAACCACTGGCCGGCTTCTCGGCGCGCCTGCACGACGGTCACCGCCTGCTCGTTCGCCCCGCGCCGCGCCGCGCGGTCGGTCCCGACCTGGCAGCGCTCGTCATCGGCGCCGGCGAACGCGTGGGGCGCGTGGAGCACGCCACGCTGGCGGTGCAGCGACGTGGCGCGCCGGCAGCGCGGGAGCTCGGCTTCACGGGCGAGCGCAATCCACCGGTCGGCGCCGCGGAATCCGCCGCCTGGGAGCGGATCGTGTCAGCCCTGGGCTGA